In one Microbacterium invictum genomic region, the following are encoded:
- a CDS encoding TVP38/TMEM64 family protein, whose amino-acid sequence MITRSRRSVSRGAIIRLISLGVFVAAAVSVGLLLPPLDVEALRDRFTDVGWVGLAAFAAVYGLLTLSPVPKGVLSIAAGVVWGFGVGVLAVYAGALLGATLAFWASRLLGRDAVARLMGRRAAAIDDVFERRGFLSILGLRLVPVVPFTALNYASGLTGVTYPAYAAATAIGIIPGTAAYVALGAFGIEAGPLFWIALGALGALSLAGAIVGVVVQRRRRVRARAAGAASDAPAGSEQEAATDLGDRSGKGAEHA is encoded by the coding sequence ATGATCACGCGAAGCCGCCGCAGCGTTTCCCGGGGTGCGATCATCCGACTGATCTCTCTCGGTGTCTTCGTCGCGGCGGCGGTTTCGGTTGGGCTGCTCCTGCCCCCGCTGGACGTTGAGGCGCTTCGCGACCGTTTCACCGACGTCGGGTGGGTGGGGCTCGCCGCCTTCGCGGCCGTCTACGGGCTGCTGACGCTCTCGCCCGTGCCGAAGGGCGTGCTCAGCATCGCTGCAGGCGTGGTGTGGGGCTTCGGCGTCGGCGTCCTGGCGGTCTACGCCGGCGCGCTCCTGGGCGCGACGCTGGCCTTCTGGGCCTCGCGCCTCCTCGGGCGCGACGCGGTGGCACGGCTGATGGGACGGCGGGCCGCCGCGATCGACGATGTGTTCGAGCGACGCGGCTTCCTCTCGATCCTGGGCCTGCGCCTCGTGCCCGTCGTGCCCTTCACCGCCCTGAACTACGCCTCCGGGCTGACGGGGGTGACCTACCCCGCCTACGCCGCGGCGACCGCGATCGGGATCATCCCCGGCACTGCGGCCTATGTCGCCCTGGGCGCCTTCGGCATCGAGGCGGGGCCGCTGTTCTGGATCGCCCTCGGGGCGCTCGGCGCGCTCTCCCTCGCGGGGGCGATCGTGGGAGTGGTCGTGCAGCGACGTCGGCGCGTCCGTGCCCGCGCCGCGGGCGCGGCATCCGATGCTCCCGCCGGTTCCGAACAAGAGGCGGCGACCGACCTCGGCGATCGGAGCGGAAAGGGGGCCGAGCATGCTTGA
- a CDS encoding CDP-alcohol phosphatidyltransferase family protein translates to MLDAALRPRLARPLEALTALLDRPRITPDRLTVAGLVLGLASAVAAAFQLWIPALVLWLVSRVVDGLDGTLARRRAAARGEARGGTHAGGFLDIAADFVVYGATVVGVAIGAAAGGAPWWPFLLVLLVYYVNGTAFLAFSSIAERAGRRIDDGRSLSFLGGLAEATETIAVHALWLILPFWAAEIAVVWAVIVGVSATQRIVVGYRTLR, encoded by the coding sequence ATGCTTGACGCGGCCCTCAGGCCCCGCCTCGCGCGCCCGCTGGAGGCGCTCACGGCTCTTCTCGACAGACCGCGCATCACCCCCGACCGGCTCACCGTCGCCGGACTCGTCCTGGGTCTTGCCTCCGCGGTGGCCGCGGCGTTCCAGCTGTGGATCCCGGCCCTCGTGCTCTGGCTCGTCTCACGCGTCGTCGACGGTCTGGACGGCACGCTCGCGCGGCGTCGAGCGGCCGCCCGAGGGGAGGCGCGGGGCGGCACCCACGCCGGCGGCTTCCTCGACATCGCCGCCGACTTCGTCGTCTACGGGGCAACCGTCGTAGGGGTCGCCATCGGAGCGGCCGCCGGCGGAGCGCCGTGGTGGCCGTTCCTGCTCGTGCTCCTGGTCTACTACGTCAACGGCACCGCGTTCCTGGCGTTCTCGTCGATCGCCGAGCGGGCCGGGCGCCGCATCGACGACGGTCGCTCGCTGTCGTTCCTCGGCGGGCTCGCCGAGGCGACCGAGACCATCGCGGTGCACGCGCTGTGGCTCATCCTGCCCTTCTGGGCGGCGGAGATCGCCGTGGTGTGGGCGGTGATCGTCGGCGTGAGCGCGACCCAGCGGATCGTCGTCGGGTACCGGACCCTGCGCTGA
- a CDS encoding dihydrolipoyl dehydrogenase family protein, translated as MTVPSSRRARILSAADAAGDWDLVVIGAGSAGLVASRTAASLGARTLLIEAARYGGECLYTGCVPSKALIAAAHAAHAARTASRLGVDVTGVTVDFPRVMARVRDAIAHIEPVDAPDALVARGVFVLSGRARFTGPTELEVDGHRLRFRDAVIATGSHPVTPDIPGSEHVSILTNETFWDLEAQPETLLVQGGGPIGCELAQAMARLGTRVTLVHRGERILPREDAAASRIVHDALVRDGVDVRVGTTVASLTPTGGTGAGTAQLSDGTEVAFERTLAALGRRAAVAGLGLDAAGVRLTADGDIEVDRALRTSNPRIRAAGDVTPLPRFTHTAGFFGSTAATNAVLGLSRTVDAAAVPRVTFTAPEVGAIGVAPAEARREGLRIVTKEHDDLDRAVADHDTEGHTTLAIDRRGRLRGASVVGPRAGEVLGELTTAIAAGVSVRALASTMHAYPTYADAPWNAAIAAAQEGLDRGVVGRGIRFLRRLHARRTAH; from the coding sequence GTGACCGTCCCCTCGTCCCGCCGCGCCCGCATCCTCTCCGCCGCCGACGCAGCCGGCGACTGGGACCTCGTCGTCATCGGCGCGGGGAGCGCCGGCCTCGTCGCGAGTCGCACCGCCGCCTCCCTCGGCGCCCGCACTCTGCTGATCGAGGCCGCCCGGTACGGCGGCGAGTGCCTCTACACCGGGTGCGTGCCCTCGAAGGCCCTCATCGCCGCCGCGCATGCGGCGCACGCCGCCCGCACCGCCTCGCGCCTCGGCGTCGACGTGACCGGTGTCACCGTGGACTTCCCCCGGGTGATGGCGCGGGTCCGCGACGCGATCGCGCACATCGAGCCCGTCGACGCCCCCGACGCCTTGGTCGCGCGGGGCGTCTTCGTCCTCAGCGGGCGTGCGCGGTTCACCGGCCCGACCGAGCTCGAGGTCGACGGCCACCGCCTCCGGTTCCGCGACGCGGTCATCGCGACCGGCAGTCATCCGGTCACCCCGGACATCCCCGGATCCGAGCACGTGTCGATCCTCACCAACGAGACCTTCTGGGACCTCGAGGCCCAGCCCGAGACGCTCCTCGTCCAGGGCGGCGGTCCCATCGGCTGCGAGCTCGCTCAGGCGATGGCGCGGCTGGGCACGCGAGTGACGCTTGTGCACCGGGGCGAGCGGATCCTTCCCCGCGAGGATGCCGCGGCGAGCCGCATCGTCCATGACGCGCTCGTCCGCGACGGCGTCGACGTCCGCGTAGGCACCACCGTCGCATCGCTGACGCCGACGGGCGGCACGGGTGCCGGCACCGCGCAGCTCTCCGACGGTACGGAGGTCGCCTTCGAGCGGACTCTGGCGGCGCTCGGCCGGCGCGCCGCGGTCGCGGGCCTCGGTCTCGACGCGGCGGGCGTGCGCCTGACGGCGGACGGCGACATCGAGGTCGATCGGGCGCTCCGCACCTCCAACCCGCGCATCCGGGCCGCCGGGGACGTCACCCCGCTCCCCCGGTTCACCCACACCGCGGGCTTCTTCGGCAGCACCGCGGCGACGAACGCCGTGCTGGGGCTCTCGCGCACGGTGGATGCCGCCGCCGTTCCCCGGGTGACCTTCACCGCCCCCGAGGTCGGCGCGATCGGCGTCGCGCCCGCCGAGGCGCGCAGGGAAGGACTCCGCATCGTGACGAAGGAGCACGACGACCTCGATCGCGCGGTCGCCGACCACGACACCGAGGGGCACACCACGCTCGCGATCGACCGGCGCGGACGGCTGCGCGGCGCGTCGGTCGTCGGTCCGCGTGCAGGCGAGGTGCTCGGGGAACTGACCACGGCGATCGCCGCCGGAGTGTCGGTCCGCGCGCTCGCGAGCACGATGCACGCCTATCCCACCTACGCCGACGCACCGTGGAACGCCGCCATCGCCGCCGCCCAGGAGGGCCTCGATCGCGGGGTCGTCGGTCGCGGCATCCGGTTCCTCCGGCGCCTTCACGCCCGCCGCACCGCCCACTGA
- a CDS encoding class I SAM-dependent methyltransferase, with protein MARPFRRYSAGARWYDVLSGERWVYRAGRVAGIGLMGLQAGDVVLDLGCGTGLNFPLLRAAVGDSGRIVGVDRSADMLAVARERVAREGWTNVTLIEADASELDVEAVRERIGVEAGSGGLDPRRVDGAGDDGTSVDALLATYALSVMRGGATEAWRRAVALVRPGGVLAVVDMQPPTGRWRVFSPLARLACALGGADIHARPWRLVARDAAPGSVSETAVRGGHIVAAVGRLRPSASL; from the coding sequence ATGGCCAGGCCCTTCCGCCGGTACAGCGCCGGAGCGCGGTGGTACGACGTGCTCTCGGGCGAGCGATGGGTGTACCGGGCGGGCCGTGTCGCCGGCATCGGGCTCATGGGGCTGCAGGCAGGGGACGTCGTCCTCGACCTCGGATGCGGTACGGGCCTGAACTTCCCGCTCCTGCGCGCCGCGGTCGGCGACAGCGGGCGCATCGTCGGCGTCGACCGGAGCGCCGACATGCTCGCCGTCGCACGGGAGCGGGTGGCCCGCGAGGGGTGGACGAACGTGACGCTCATCGAGGCGGACGCGTCCGAGCTCGACGTCGAGGCGGTGCGCGAGCGGATCGGAGTCGAGGCGGGGAGTGGGGGTCTGGATCCACGCCGTGTGGACGGGGCGGGCGATGACGGGACGAGCGTCGACGCGTTGCTCGCGACGTATGCGCTGAGCGTCATGCGCGGCGGCGCGACCGAGGCGTGGCGGCGAGCCGTGGCGCTGGTGCGACCGGGCGGAGTGCTCGCCGTCGTCGACATGCAGCCGCCGACCGGGAGGTGGAGGGTCTTCTCGCCGCTCGCGCGCCTCGCGTGTGCGCTCGGCGGCGCCGACATCCACGCGCGCCCGTGGCGACTGGTCGCGCGAGACGCCGCGCCCGGGTCCGTCAGCGAGACCGCGGTGCGCGGCGGTCACATCGTCGCGGCCGTCGGCCGACTCCGCCCTTCCGCCAGCCTCTGA
- a CDS encoding DHA2 family efflux MFS transporter permease subunit, with protein MTDLSRRRWAGLVFISVAVSLIIVDSTIVNVAIPAIVDDLGISSTEVQWVQEAYTLVFAALLLVFGSIADRVGRKRMLLIGVVIFAASSILAALSTSGGLLIAARFVQGVGGAMILPTTLSLINATFRGRERGIAFAVWGSTIGGMAAVGPLLGGWLTTAFSWHWAFGINIPLGILIFVGVMLTVAESRGTDTRRTDGVGAALSVITMAALVFGLIEGRNYGWWTTDGSIELAGVTWPWELSPVPIALAVAVLGVAAFIAWGLQRRRRGRSTLLSFDLFRIPSFRNGNIAATIVSLGEFGVILALPLWLQFVLGFDALQTGLVLLALAIGSFFASGVAGAASGKVAPVWVVRAGLIAEIIGIGGLGFVITPDVNWVLLLPFLFVYGLGVGLATAQLTGVVLADVPVAEGGQASGTQSTARQVGAALGIAVLGTILFTSTSAALTASLDDQGVPAAQRDQVVSSVVDSAGGAIAGLRQNPDTARIADAAAQAFSDGTRYATWAAAGFLMVGLAATASLGSGGAGRAQGRAAETGEDASASPAPAGLSGPTVKE; from the coding sequence ATGACAGATCTGTCGCGCCGCCGGTGGGCGGGCCTGGTGTTCATCAGCGTCGCGGTGTCGCTCATCATCGTCGACTCCACGATCGTCAACGTCGCGATCCCCGCGATCGTCGACGACCTCGGCATCTCCTCCACCGAGGTGCAGTGGGTCCAGGAGGCGTACACCCTCGTCTTCGCCGCGCTCCTGCTCGTCTTCGGCAGCATCGCCGATCGCGTCGGGCGGAAGCGGATGCTGCTGATCGGCGTGGTCATCTTCGCGGCATCCTCGATCCTCGCGGCCCTGTCGACCTCGGGCGGCCTGCTCATCGCCGCCCGGTTCGTGCAGGGCGTGGGCGGGGCCATGATCCTGCCCACGACCCTCTCGCTCATCAACGCCACCTTCCGGGGGCGCGAGCGCGGCATCGCCTTCGCGGTCTGGGGCTCGACGATCGGCGGGATGGCCGCCGTCGGCCCGCTCCTGGGCGGCTGGCTGACCACCGCGTTCTCGTGGCACTGGGCGTTCGGGATCAACATCCCGCTCGGCATCCTCATCTTCGTCGGCGTGATGCTCACCGTCGCCGAATCGCGCGGCACCGACACCCGCCGCACCGATGGAGTCGGCGCGGCGCTGTCGGTCATCACGATGGCCGCCCTGGTCTTCGGTCTCATCGAGGGACGCAACTACGGCTGGTGGACGACGGACGGCTCGATCGAGCTGGCCGGCGTCACCTGGCCGTGGGAGCTCTCGCCGGTGCCGATCGCGCTCGCGGTCGCGGTGCTCGGCGTCGCTGCGTTCATCGCGTGGGGGCTGCAGCGTCGGCGGCGGGGGCGCTCGACGCTGCTCAGCTTCGATCTCTTCCGCATCCCGTCGTTCCGCAACGGCAACATCGCCGCGACGATCGTCTCGCTCGGCGAGTTCGGCGTCATCCTGGCTCTCCCGCTCTGGCTCCAGTTCGTGCTCGGCTTCGATGCGCTGCAGACGGGTCTGGTGCTCCTCGCCCTGGCTATCGGATCCTTCTTCGCCAGCGGCGTCGCGGGCGCGGCGAGCGGCAAGGTGGCGCCGGTCTGGGTGGTACGCGCGGGGCTCATCGCCGAGATCATCGGCATCGGCGGGCTCGGCTTCGTCATCACGCCCGACGTGAACTGGGTGCTGCTGCTGCCGTTCCTCTTCGTGTACGGCCTGGGCGTCGGGCTCGCCACGGCGCAGCTGACCGGCGTCGTCCTCGCCGATGTGCCGGTCGCCGAGGGCGGCCAGGCGTCGGGAACGCAGTCGACGGCACGACAGGTCGGCGCCGCGCTCGGCATCGCGGTGCTCGGCACCATCCTCTTCACCAGCACGTCGGCGGCCCTCACCGCCTCGCTCGACGACCAGGGGGTCCCCGCGGCCCAGCGCGACCAGGTGGTCTCGTCGGTCGTCGACAGCGCCGGTGGCGCGATCGCGGGCCTGAGGCAGAACCCCGACACGGCCCGGATCGCGGATGCCGCAGCGCAGGCCTTCTCGGACGGCACCCGCTACGCCACGTGGGCGGCCGCCGGCTTCCTCATGGTGGGGCTCGCCGCGACCGCGTCGCTGGGGTCGGGAGGCGCCGGTCGCGCCCAGGGTCGCGCGGCCGAAACCGGTGAGGACGCGAGCGCAAGCCCCGCACCGGCGGGACTGTCCGGCCCTACGGTGAAGGAATGA
- a CDS encoding amidohydrolase produces the protein MSDVLAITGGYVVPVSGDPIDGGTVVIDGGVITAVGGPATEIPEGARTIDATGKWVLPGFVEAHGHLGVHEDGEGWSGNDTNEMTDPNGARFRALDGIDIEEVGFRDALRGGVTTAVIKPGSGNPIGGRTVAMKTWGGRTVDEQVLAHDVSVKSALGENPKRVYGDKKQTPSTRLGVAAVLRQAFVEARTYAEKRSAAATKGEPFERDLGKETLAAVLDSDLLWDQHCHRHDDIATAIRLSEEFGYRLVVNHGTEGHKIADVLAEKDIPVIFGPMLTSRSKVELRDRAIGNLALIAAAGVTVAITTDHPVVPIEQIRLQAILAVREGLPARTALEALTVNPASILRLGDRVGALAAGLDGDVVVWSGDPLDVDSVVERVFIGGKPVLEPAEGGSAPRVVERWERFGRRSWMG, from the coding sequence ATGTCTGACGTCCTCGCGATCACCGGTGGTTACGTCGTCCCCGTTTCCGGGGACCCGATCGACGGGGGGACCGTCGTCATCGACGGGGGCGTCATCACGGCCGTGGGCGGCCCTGCGACGGAGATCCCCGAGGGCGCCCGGACCATCGACGCCACAGGGAAGTGGGTGCTCCCCGGGTTCGTCGAAGCGCACGGTCACCTGGGCGTCCACGAGGACGGCGAGGGGTGGTCGGGCAACGACACCAACGAGATGACCGATCCCAACGGGGCGCGCTTCCGGGCGCTCGACGGCATCGACATCGAAGAGGTCGGCTTTCGCGACGCGCTTCGCGGCGGAGTGACCACCGCGGTCATCAAGCCGGGGTCGGGCAACCCGATCGGCGGCCGCACGGTGGCGATGAAGACCTGGGGCGGGCGGACCGTCGACGAGCAGGTCCTCGCCCACGACGTGTCGGTGAAGTCCGCCCTCGGCGAGAACCCCAAGCGCGTCTACGGCGACAAGAAGCAGACTCCCTCCACGCGGCTCGGGGTCGCGGCGGTGCTACGCCAGGCGTTCGTCGAGGCCCGGACCTACGCCGAGAAGCGCTCGGCGGCGGCGACCAAGGGCGAGCCGTTCGAGCGCGACCTCGGCAAAGAGACCCTCGCGGCCGTCCTCGACAGCGATCTGCTGTGGGACCAGCACTGCCACCGCCACGACGACATCGCCACCGCGATCCGCCTCTCGGAGGAGTTCGGCTACCGGCTGGTCGTCAACCACGGCACCGAGGGGCACAAGATCGCGGACGTCCTCGCCGAGAAGGACATCCCGGTGATCTTCGGTCCGATGCTCACCTCGCGCTCCAAGGTGGAGTTGCGCGACCGCGCGATCGGCAACCTCGCGCTCATCGCCGCGGCGGGAGTGACGGTCGCGATCACGACCGACCACCCGGTGGTGCCGATCGAGCAGATCCGGCTGCAGGCGATCCTCGCGGTGCGCGAGGGCCTCCCCGCCCGGACGGCGCTCGAGGCGCTCACCGTCAACCCCGCGTCGATTCTGCGGCTCGGCGACCGGGTGGGCGCGCTCGCCGCAGGTCTCGACGGTGACGTCGTGGTCTGGTCGGGCGATCCGCTCGACGTCGACTCGGTGGTCGAGCGCGTCTTCATCGGCGGGAAGCCGGTGCTCGAGCCCGCAGAGGGCGGTTCCGCGCCGCGGGTCGTGGAGCGCTGGGAGCGCTTCGGCCGCCGCTCGTGGATGGGCTGA
- a CDS encoding MFS transporter, translating into MRERAALRFLDRLRFGPLHRRVWWLSAMGIMLDGFDFFIVGVAVPLIVAEWGITPLETGLLTSAAVVGAIFGAAIMGPLSDRIGRKLAFRIDLGMFVVFALASAFAPDIWWLIAFRFLLGVGIGADYPIAASYVAEISPGRLRPRLLIGAFSFQAVGQLLGAVVGLVVLTFDPHPEAWRWMLAIGVIPAVIIIILRRGVPESPIWLASQAKYLEAAAVMSRFAGRIVDETEIRDVSPSAGHPVLVRATGVVPTVRKRALFSGEYRKATALTTIPWFFMDIATYGVGVFTPTIIAALALSSSANSPYIADDITSTEGAAVLDVFLVVGFAAAILLVRRLGLILMQSVGFVVMAVALVTLGSTQLMTQSPLQLAIIFLAFAAFNLFMNAGPNATTFAMPTAAFPAEVRGAGAGFAAAAGKAGAAVGTFFFPILQAEVGLLPTLSIIAAGCLVAAVVTIVFRHQVRRERVIRDAAGDADLVGASG; encoded by the coding sequence ATGCGAGAGCGCGCGGCCCTCCGATTCCTCGACCGCCTGAGGTTCGGTCCCCTTCACCGCCGGGTGTGGTGGCTGTCGGCCATGGGCATCATGCTCGACGGCTTCGACTTCTTCATCGTCGGCGTGGCCGTCCCGCTCATCGTCGCCGAGTGGGGGATCACCCCGCTCGAGACAGGCCTCCTCACCAGCGCCGCGGTGGTGGGCGCCATCTTCGGCGCCGCGATCATGGGGCCCCTGTCCGACCGCATCGGGCGGAAGCTCGCCTTCCGCATCGACCTCGGCATGTTCGTCGTCTTCGCCCTGGCGTCGGCGTTTGCGCCTGACATCTGGTGGCTGATCGCGTTCCGGTTCCTCCTCGGGGTGGGGATCGGCGCCGACTACCCCATCGCAGCCAGCTATGTCGCCGAGATCTCGCCCGGGCGGCTCCGCCCGCGGCTGCTCATCGGCGCCTTCAGCTTCCAGGCCGTAGGTCAGCTGCTCGGCGCGGTCGTCGGGCTCGTCGTCCTCACGTTCGATCCGCACCCCGAGGCATGGAGATGGATGCTGGCGATCGGCGTCATCCCGGCGGTGATCATAATCATCCTCAGGCGCGGGGTCCCCGAGAGCCCGATCTGGCTCGCCTCGCAGGCGAAATACCTCGAGGCCGCAGCGGTCATGAGCCGGTTCGCGGGGCGGATCGTCGACGAGACGGAGATCCGGGATGTCTCGCCGTCCGCGGGACACCCGGTCCTGGTGCGCGCCACCGGAGTCGTGCCGACCGTGCGCAAGCGCGCGCTGTTCTCGGGCGAGTATCGCAAGGCGACCGCCCTCACGACGATCCCCTGGTTCTTCATGGACATCGCCACTTACGGCGTCGGGGTGTTCACCCCGACGATCATCGCCGCCCTCGCCCTGAGCTCCTCGGCGAACAGCCCCTACATCGCCGACGACATCACCTCGACCGAGGGCGCGGCCGTGCTCGACGTCTTCCTCGTCGTCGGCTTTGCCGCCGCCATCCTCCTCGTCCGGCGGCTGGGGCTCATCCTCATGCAGTCGGTCGGATTCGTCGTGATGGCGGTCGCGCTCGTCACCCTCGGGTCGACGCAGCTCATGACGCAGTCGCCGCTGCAGCTGGCGATCATCTTCCTGGCGTTCGCGGCGTTCAACCTCTTCATGAACGCCGGTCCGAACGCCACGACCTTCGCGATGCCGACGGCCGCATTCCCCGCCGAGGTGCGCGGCGCGGGCGCGGGGTTCGCGGCGGCCGCGGGCAAGGCCGGGGCGGCGGTCGGCACGTTCTTCTTCCCGATCCTGCAGGCCGAGGTCGGGCTCCTCCCCACTCTGTCGATCATCGCGGCCGGGTGCCTGGTCGCTGCGGTGGTAACGATCGTCTTCCGTCATCAGGTGCGCCGTGAGCGGGTGATCCGGGATGCCGCGGGCGACGCCGATCTCGTCGGCGCGAGCGGCTAG
- a CDS encoding MFS transporter: protein MSAMFRSFSIFNYRVWFIGALVSNIGQWMQATALSWVVLTQLTDNDAAAMGVTMALQFAPPLLLVGVTGWVADRFDRRRLLVVTQSLLMVLGFVIGILLLAGIMTLWLMYAFALVLGVIAAFDNPARQAFVSDLVARENASNAVALNAASFNGARMIGPAVAGIVIVAVGTGWVFLVNGATFLAMIVALALIRPHELIPRATANGAARLADGFRYVARRPDLIVTFSMVFLLGAFGMNFPIFASTMALEFGRDADGYGLLSSILAVGSLFGALLAARRDRARIRVVIGGSLLFVIAAVISAFMPVYWLYAVTLMFTGFAVVTMLTTANGYVQTTTDPALRGRVLALYMAILMGGTPVGAPIVGWVAAEFGPRAAILLGAAAGLVAFGIGATWLIVSGRLHRRENARFRLTIDETRPLSVVNASPEEFSDEVAETTPISLPIGDRRGPVTPTRRAG from the coding sequence ATGAGCGCGATGTTCCGTTCGTTCTCGATCTTCAACTATCGCGTGTGGTTCATCGGCGCACTGGTGTCGAACATCGGGCAGTGGATGCAGGCCACCGCCCTCAGCTGGGTGGTGCTCACCCAGCTGACCGACAACGACGCCGCAGCGATGGGCGTGACGATGGCCCTGCAGTTCGCACCTCCGCTGCTCCTCGTCGGGGTCACCGGCTGGGTGGCCGACCGGTTCGATCGGCGTCGACTTCTCGTGGTGACGCAGAGCCTGCTCATGGTGCTCGGCTTCGTCATCGGCATCCTGCTCCTCGCGGGCATCATGACCCTGTGGCTCATGTACGCCTTCGCTCTCGTGCTGGGGGTCATCGCCGCGTTCGACAACCCCGCGCGGCAGGCGTTCGTCTCCGATCTCGTCGCCCGTGAGAACGCCTCGAACGCCGTGGCCCTGAACGCCGCCTCGTTCAACGGCGCCCGGATGATCGGACCCGCCGTCGCGGGCATCGTCATTGTGGCGGTCGGCACCGGCTGGGTGTTCCTCGTCAACGGCGCCACGTTCCTCGCGATGATCGTGGCGCTCGCCCTCATCCGCCCGCACGAGCTCATCCCGCGTGCCACGGCGAACGGCGCCGCGCGGCTCGCCGACGGCTTCCGCTACGTCGCCCGCCGTCCGGACTTGATCGTGACGTTCTCGATGGTGTTCCTCCTCGGCGCCTTCGGCATGAACTTCCCGATCTTCGCCTCGACCATGGCCCTGGAGTTCGGGCGCGATGCCGACGGATACGGGCTGCTCAGCTCGATCCTCGCCGTCGGATCGCTGTTCGGAGCCCTCCTCGCCGCCCGGCGCGACCGAGCCCGCATCCGCGTCGTCATCGGCGGCTCGTTGCTGTTCGTCATCGCGGCGGTCATCTCGGCCTTCATGCCGGTGTACTGGTTGTATGCAGTGACGCTCATGTTCACCGGCTTCGCCGTCGTCACGATGCTCACCACGGCGAACGGGTACGTCCAGACCACGACCGACCCGGCCCTGCGCGGGCGCGTGCTGGCGCTCTACATGGCGATCCTCATGGGCGGAACACCGGTGGGTGCCCCGATCGTCGGCTGGGTGGCCGCGGAGTTCGGCCCTCGCGCGGCGATCCTCCTCGGAGCGGCGGCCGGCTTGGTCGCCTTCGGGATCGGGGCGACCTGGCTCATCGTCTCGGGACGCCTGCACCGGCGCGAGAACGCACGATTCCGCTTGACGATCGACGAGACGCGACCGCTCTCGGTCGTGAACGCCTCGCCGGAGGAGTTCAGCGACGAGGTCGCCGAGACCACGCCGATCAGCCTGCCGATCGGCGATCGCCGAGGGCCGGTCACCCCGACGCGTCGCGCGGGCTGA
- a CDS encoding MarR family transcriptional regulator, with protein MSTPENLSDEASDFRMATFRLARRLRAERAIDSMSDGQFAVLAALKMHGSHTLGELAERERVTAPSMNRTVNCLEEAGYLTRTPDAADRRKVNITLTPTGLDVVEETVRRRDAWLELALSELPPAERRLLADAAAVMRKVADR; from the coding sequence ATGAGCACACCCGAGAACCTGTCCGACGAGGCATCCGATTTCCGCATGGCGACGTTCCGCCTCGCCCGCAGGCTGCGCGCCGAGCGCGCGATCGACAGCATGAGCGACGGCCAGTTCGCCGTTCTCGCCGCACTGAAGATGCACGGGTCGCACACGCTCGGCGAACTCGCGGAGCGCGAGCGCGTCACCGCCCCCTCGATGAATCGCACGGTCAACTGCCTCGAGGAGGCCGGATACCTCACCAGGACTCCGGATGCCGCGGACCGCCGGAAAGTGAACATCACCCTCACCCCCACCGGCCTCGACGTCGTCGAGGAGACCGTTCGTCGCCGCGACGCGTGGCTCGAGCTCGCACTCTCGGAGCTCCCCCCGGCCGAGCGCCGCCTCCTGGCCGACGCCGCCGCCGTCATGCGGAAGGTGGCCGACCGATGA
- a CDS encoding alpha/beta fold hydrolase produces MPEFIDAHGITIFYDLHPATSPRGVLQLLHGVGEHVGRYDALIDALVGAGWTVYAADHRGHGRTGMAQHGGDASRLGHLGPGGVRATMAAIWQLTQMIRDDNPAFPLAVFGHSGGSFLAQMLLDEHPDAIDAMVLSGSALRTVRDLRAVNLNKRWNGPGATGLEWLASDPAVGRAFREDPLTTEATPMQLFGPIEVLKIMGKPRRNLGHDVPLLLMVGRDDPVGGPRSVHKLAAAYRERSGLTDVTTLVYPDARHEILQEPVQAEVRADMVAWLDARFPARV; encoded by the coding sequence ATGCCCGAGTTCATCGACGCACACGGCATCACCATCTTCTATGACCTCCATCCCGCCACTTCCCCCCGGGGCGTTCTGCAGCTCCTCCACGGCGTAGGTGAACACGTCGGACGGTACGACGCCCTGATCGATGCTCTCGTCGGTGCGGGCTGGACGGTGTACGCCGCCGATCACCGCGGCCACGGCCGGACCGGGATGGCGCAGCACGGGGGCGACGCGTCCCGACTCGGCCACCTGGGTCCGGGCGGCGTCCGGGCCACGATGGCCGCCATCTGGCAGCTCACCCAGATGATCCGCGACGACAATCCCGCTTTTCCGCTCGCGGTGTTCGGGCACTCCGGCGGATCGTTCCTCGCCCAGATGCTCCTCGACGAGCATCCCGACGCGATCGACGCCATGGTGCTCTCAGGGTCGGCCCTGCGCACCGTCCGAGATCTCCGTGCCGTCAACCTCAACAAGCGGTGGAATGGCCCGGGCGCGACGGGGCTCGAGTGGCTCGCGTCGGACCCCGCAGTGGGCCGCGCATTCCGCGAGGACCCGCTCACCACCGAAGCGACCCCGATGCAGCTGTTCGGCCCCATCGAGGTGCTGAAGATCATGGGCAAGCCGCGGCGGAACCTCGGGCACGACGTCCCGCTGCTCCTCATGGTCGGGCGCGACGATCCGGTCGGCGGACCGCGCAGCGTCCACAAGCTCGCCGCCGCCTACCGCGAACGCTCGGGTCTCACCGACGTGACGACCCTCGTCTACCCGGACGCCCGCCACGAGATCCTCCAGGAGCCGGTGCAGGCCGAGGTGCGCGCCGACATGGTGGCCTGGCTGGACGCGAGGTTCCCCGCGCGGGTCTGA